Part of the Methanococcus maripaludis genome is shown below.
CATCTTCTTCGGTAGCATTCAAGCCTATATCAATCATCGACCTCAATGCCTCTTTTCGTGCACGGCTTGCAAAACTCGAAGAATTGTAAAGTGTATCGTCAAGGTCAAAGAGCACCCCTCTAATCATTTTTTTCACCGATTAATCTAATCTGCTTTTTTAACCTTTTCTTCAACCATTTTAAATATTCCAACGAAATCCTCGCCCACTTCCACAGGAACTACAATTAAACCAAGTTCTTGATGTCTTTTTACCCATTCATCATCATATGCAGGAACATCTATCTTTATAGGTTCGTTTGTAGGATTTCCAACCACAACATTTCTGTGGGGGAATTCCTTTACACCATCTTCTTGATAAATTTCAACAGTCTCTCTTATATATCCGCCAAGAGACATTGTTAATTTTGGGAGCAGTAGCATCTTTGGCAATATATCACCTTTTGTTTTCATATGAATATTATAAGAACTCATTAATATATGCACACGTTTAACGTACCTATCCGAGCCAGTTTTCATTTATCTGTTCGTCTTGTTTTTGGTTTGACCTTGTTTTGTTAGTCCATCTCCAACCGCCTTTTACCCAACTTTCATCCTTACCGCATTTTTGGGCGTGGTTTTTCAAGAATCCTTCCCATTTTTCCCAGAGTTCTGG
Proteins encoded:
- the ehbP gene encoding energy-converting hydrogenase B subunit EhbP, with product MPKMLLLPKLTMSLGGYIRETVEIYQEDGVKEFPHRNVVVGNPTNEPIKIDVPAYDDEWVKRHQELGLIVVPVEVGEDFVGIFKMVEEKVKKAD